Proteins encoded within one genomic window of Lysinibacillus sphaericus:
- a CDS encoding potassium channel family protein, producing MKKEFAVIGLGRFGGSIVRELMSQGAQVMAIDHSSERVDEFAAIATQAVIADSTDESVLNSLGIRNFEHVIVAIGEDIQASILTTIILKEIGVQQITVKAQNDYHEKVLRKIGADFVVHPERDMGIRIANNMLSNTVLDYLELSDEHSIMELKANDAIAGYSIMDLDIRAKYGINIVGIKRGSDIIVSPQASDKILLGDIMLLIGADVDINRFVKKAMKE from the coding sequence ATGAAAAAAGAGTTTGCCGTCATTGGACTTGGACGTTTCGGAGGGAGTATTGTTCGTGAGCTAATGAGTCAAGGTGCGCAAGTAATGGCGATTGACCATTCATCTGAACGGGTAGATGAGTTTGCTGCCATCGCAACGCAAGCTGTTATTGCCGATTCAACAGATGAATCGGTATTAAATTCATTAGGTATTCGGAATTTTGAACATGTCATTGTCGCTATTGGCGAAGATATTCAGGCAAGTATTTTAACGACTATTATTTTAAAAGAAATTGGTGTTCAGCAAATTACAGTAAAAGCTCAAAATGACTACCACGAAAAAGTGCTAAGAAAAATTGGAGCTGATTTTGTAGTTCATCCTGAGCGTGATATGGGTATTCGTATAGCGAATAATATGTTATCTAATACGGTGCTCGATTATTTAGAGCTGTCAGATGAGCATTCGATTATGGAATTAAAAGCAAATGATGCCATTGCCGGTTATTCGATTATGGATTTAGATATCCGCGCAAAATACGGCATTAACATTGTCGGCATAAAACGAGGATCGGATATTATCGTTTCTCCACAAGCAAGCGACAAAATTTTACTTGGAGATATTATGCTTCTTATCGGTGCTGATGTGGATATTAACCGTTTTGTGAAGAAGGCAATGAAAGAATAA
- a CDS encoding TlpA family protein disulfide reductase: MKLREQMPELTGATTWLNGEVTKAQLVGEKPTLIHFWSVSCHLCKEAMPEVNNFRDQYKDELNVIAVHMPRSEADTDLDTIKAVAAEHDITQPIFVDNEMKLTDAFENQYVPAYFVFDKDGQLRHMQAGGSGMKMLEKRVNRVLDEMRNA; this comes from the coding sequence ATGAAACTTCGTGAACAAATGCCTGAACTTACAGGTGCAACAACATGGTTAAATGGTGAAGTAACGAAAGCACAATTAGTTGGCGAAAAACCAACACTAATCCATTTTTGGTCTGTAAGCTGTCATTTATGTAAAGAGGCAATGCCGGAAGTGAATAATTTCCGTGACCAATATAAAGATGAATTAAACGTTATTGCTGTGCATATGCCACGTTCTGAAGCAGATACTGATTTGGATACGATCAAAGCTGTTGCAGCAGAGCATGATATTACACAACCTATTTTTGTAGATAATGAAATGAAGTTAACGGATGCTTTTGAAAACCAATACGTACCCGCTTACTTCGTATTCGATAAAGACGGACAGCTTCGCCATATGCAAGCTGGTGGTAGCGGTATGAAGATGTTAGAAAAACGTGTGAATCGAGTTCTCGATGAAATGCGTAACGCATAA
- a CDS encoding peroxiredoxin, producing MAERMVGKQAPDFTMEAVLPDKSFGKVSLEEIKSQDKWTVLFFYPMDFTFVCPTEITAMSDRYDEFEDLDAEVIGVSTDTIHTHLAWINTDRTQNGLGELKYPLAADTNHAISKEYGVLIEEEGIALRGLFIINPEGELKYQTVFDNNIGRDVDETLRVLQALQTGGLCPANWRPGQATL from the coding sequence ATGGCAGAACGCATGGTAGGTAAACAAGCCCCAGACTTCACAATGGAAGCAGTACTTCCAGACAAATCTTTTGGTAAAGTATCTTTAGAAGAAATTAAATCACAAGACAAATGGACTGTACTGTTCTTCTACCCAATGGACTTCACTTTTGTATGTCCAACAGAAATTACTGCAATGAGCGATCGTTATGATGAGTTCGAAGACTTAGATGCAGAAGTAATCGGCGTTTCAACTGATACAATCCACACGCACTTAGCTTGGATTAACACAGATCGCACGCAAAATGGCCTTGGAGAATTAAAATACCCATTAGCAGCAGATACGAACCATGCGATTTCGAAAGAATATGGCGTTTTAATTGAAGAAGAAGGTATCGCACTACGCGGCTTATTCATCATTAATCCAGAAGGCGAATTAAAATATCAAACAGTATTCGATAATAATATTGGCCGTGACGTTGATGAAACTTTACGTGTATTACAAGCTTTACAAACTGGTGGTCTTTGCCCAGCAAACTGGCGCCCAGGTCAAGCAACTCTTTAA
- a CDS encoding helix-turn-helix domain-containing protein: MQIGGKIKALRLKKGLTQEELGERTDLSKGYISQLERDLNSPSIETLFSLLEVLGSTPKEFFDDDAPEQKVVYTEEDQSTYTDEEKKYEIQWLIPTSNEKEMEPIFLTLAADGEFKQFEPSLSETFIYIVKGRIRLVLGNEQYIASEGNALYFDAADHHQIFNAHDDETKILLVATDSYL; the protein is encoded by the coding sequence ATGCAAATTGGAGGAAAAATTAAAGCACTTCGTTTGAAAAAAGGTCTTACCCAAGAAGAGCTTGGAGAACGTACAGATTTAAGTAAAGGCTATATTTCACAACTAGAGCGTGATTTGAATTCGCCTTCTATTGAAACACTTTTTTCATTATTAGAAGTTTTAGGATCGACGCCCAAGGAATTCTTCGATGATGATGCACCTGAGCAAAAGGTTGTCTACACCGAGGAAGATCAATCGACTTATACAGACGAAGAAAAAAAATATGAAATTCAATGGCTTATTCCTACATCTAATGAGAAAGAAATGGAGCCCATCTTTTTGACACTTGCTGCTGACGGCGAATTCAAACAGTTTGAACCATCACTATCAGAAACATTTATTTATATTGTCAAAGGGCGTATTCGTCTCGTTTTAGGGAATGAACAATATATAGCTAGTGAAGGCAATGCGCTCTATTTTGACGCGGCAGATCATCATCAAATTTTTAATGCCCATGACGATGAAACAAAAATTTTACTCGTCGCAACGGATTCTTATTTATAG
- a CDS encoding ABC transporter ATP-binding protein — translation MTTNSIIRFENVSKSYSDGTVVLKNINLELEKGKFYTLLGPSGCGKTTILRIIAGFTEPTTGDVFFHDKKINTVPANERQVNTVFQDYALFPHLNVFENVAFGLRIKKLPENNIKERVGEALKFVNLAGYGNREISEMSGGQRQRVAIARAIVNDPEVILLDEPLSALDLKLRTEMQYELRELQQRLGKTFVFVTHDQEEALAMSDEIFVLSEGQIQQSGTPVDIYDEPINRFVADFIGESNIVNGVMIEDFKVEFAGKVFECVDQGMKPNEKIDIVIRPEDLEITTVDKGKLIVKVDTQLFRGVHYELSTYDKAGNEWLVHSLKKAEVGTEIGLDFDPEAIHVMRLNETEEEFDKRLESYGDDEDAN, via the coding sequence ATGACAACAAATTCTATTATCCGCTTTGAAAATGTATCAAAATCATATAGTGACGGCACAGTCGTCCTAAAAAATATTAACTTAGAGCTTGAAAAAGGGAAGTTCTATACGTTGCTTGGTCCGTCAGGTTGCGGTAAAACAACGATATTACGCATTATTGCTGGTTTCACAGAACCAACTACAGGCGATGTGTTTTTCCACGATAAAAAAATTAACACTGTTCCAGCCAATGAACGTCAAGTGAACACAGTATTTCAGGATTATGCGTTATTTCCACATCTAAATGTTTTTGAAAATGTAGCATTTGGATTACGCATTAAAAAACTTCCTGAAAATAACATTAAAGAACGTGTTGGAGAAGCGCTAAAATTTGTCAACTTAGCCGGCTATGGCAATCGAGAAATTTCTGAAATGTCGGGTGGTCAGCGTCAACGTGTTGCAATTGCACGAGCTATTGTTAATGATCCAGAAGTTATTTTACTCGACGAGCCTCTTTCTGCGCTTGATTTAAAACTTCGTACAGAAATGCAGTATGAACTACGTGAATTACAACAACGACTTGGTAAAACATTTGTATTTGTCACACACGACCAAGAAGAGGCACTTGCCATGAGTGATGAAATATTTGTCTTAAGCGAAGGGCAAATTCAACAATCAGGTACACCAGTAGATATTTATGATGAACCCATTAACCGTTTTGTTGCCGACTTTATCGGAGAATCAAATATTGTTAACGGCGTTATGATAGAAGATTTTAAAGTGGAGTTTGCTGGGAAAGTGTTTGAATGTGTTGACCAAGGAATGAAACCAAATGAAAAAATCGATATTGTTATTCGTCCAGAAGATTTGGAAATTACAACAGTCGACAAAGGAAAACTAATTGTTAAAGTTGATACACAATTATTCCGTGGAGTCCATTATGAGCTCTCCACTTACGATAAAGCTGGTAATGAGTGGCTTGTCCATTCATTGAAGAAAGCTGAAGTAGGGACAGAAATAGGTTTAGACTTTGATCCAGAAGCCATTCATGTAATGCGCCTAAATGAAACTGAGGAAGAGTTCGATAAACGTCTAGAATCCTATGGAGATGACGAAGATGCAAACTAA
- a CDS encoding ABC transporter permease encodes MQTKTSKSALFPYVLWIALFVIAPIALVVYYSLLDLHGNFTLNNYKAFFTSVYLKMTLSSFWYAFLITFFTLLISYPTAYFLTKTKHKQLWLLLIIIPSWINLLLKTYAFIGIFGLYGPINAAIEVFGFDPKQMLFTDMSFVFVSVYIFIPFMILPIFNSLDRLNPTLVYAARDLGASAFTTFRRVVLPLTMDGVKSGIQVVFIPALSLFMITRLIAGNRVITLGTAIEQQFLVTQNWGMGSTIAVFLILFMVIIMFITGQKDKGGRVR; translated from the coding sequence ATGCAAACTAAAACTTCGAAATCAGCGTTATTTCCATACGTTTTATGGATTGCACTATTTGTTATTGCGCCGATTGCCCTCGTTGTTTACTACTCCCTACTAGATTTACATGGCAATTTTACGCTCAATAACTACAAAGCATTTTTTACATCTGTCTATTTAAAAATGACACTTAGTTCGTTTTGGTATGCGTTTTTAATCACCTTCTTTACATTGCTGATTTCATACCCAACAGCTTATTTTTTAACGAAGACCAAACACAAACAGCTATGGCTATTGCTCATTATTATTCCTTCGTGGATTAATCTTTTGTTAAAAACATATGCGTTTATAGGGATATTCGGTTTATATGGTCCTATCAATGCAGCCATTGAAGTATTCGGCTTTGATCCGAAGCAAATGCTATTTACTGATATGAGCTTTGTCTTCGTATCCGTTTATATTTTTATTCCCTTTATGATTTTACCAATTTTCAACTCGTTGGATCGTCTTAACCCAACCCTTGTCTACGCAGCTCGTGACTTAGGTGCTTCAGCCTTTACAACATTCCGTCGCGTTGTACTGCCACTAACAATGGACGGTGTTAAATCAGGAATTCAAGTTGTTTTCATCCCTGCTTTATCACTTTTCATGATTACGCGCTTAATTGCAGGAAACCGCGTTATTACGCTCGGTACAGCAATTGAGCAACAATTCCTTGTAACGCAAAATTGGGGCATGGGTTCAACGATTGCCGTATTTTTAATTTTATTTATGGTAATCATCATGTTCATTACAGGTCAAAAGGATAAAGGAGGTCGCGTACGATGA
- a CDS encoding ABC transporter permease, producing the protein MSKLSTSAKVYLAIVFIVLYAPIFYLVFYSFNSGDSMTNFQSFTLDHYKAVFEDSRLLVILINTVIVALLSALISTIIGTLGAIGIVTVKDSKMRNTLLSLNNVLIVSPDVIIGASFLILFTMVGIKLGFASVLLAHVAFSVPIVVLMVLPKLLEMNKSLIDAALDLGATKKDVMMRVILPYIQPGIFAGFFLALTYSLDDFAVTFFVTGNGFSTLSVEIYSMARAGISLTVNAISGLVFFVTIIVVVGYYFFTSRTSKRTEGQQ; encoded by the coding sequence ATGAGCAAACTGTCCACATCTGCAAAAGTGTATTTAGCGATTGTTTTTATCGTCCTGTATGCTCCTATTTTTTACTTAGTCTTTTACTCATTCAATAGTGGGGATTCCATGACAAACTTCCAATCCTTCACATTGGATCATTATAAAGCTGTATTCGAGGATTCTAGATTACTCGTTATTTTAATTAATACGGTGATTGTGGCTTTGCTTTCTGCACTAATTTCCACAATTATTGGCACACTAGGCGCAATCGGGATCGTTACAGTAAAAGATTCGAAAATGCGCAATACCCTGCTTTCCTTAAATAATGTATTAATCGTGAGTCCAGATGTTATTATCGGTGCAAGCTTTTTAATTTTATTTACAATGGTAGGCATTAAACTGGGCTTCGCTTCAGTATTATTAGCCCATGTCGCGTTTAGTGTTCCTATTGTTGTACTGATGGTTTTACCAAAATTATTAGAGATGAATAAGTCGTTAATTGATGCGGCTTTAGATCTTGGCGCAACGAAAAAAGATGTTATGATGCGCGTTATTTTACCGTATATCCAACCAGGGATTTTTGCTGGTTTCTTTCTCGCTTTAACGTATTCACTAGATGACTTTGCTGTAACATTTTTCGTGACAGGAAATGGCTTTAGTACTTTATCTGTTGAAATTTACTCGATGGCACGTGCTGGTATTTCTCTGACAGTGAACGCCATTTCTGGTTTAGTATTCTTCGTTACAATTATAGTAGTAGTCGGCTATTATTTCTTCACAAGTCGTACGAGTAAAAGAACGGAGGGACAACAATGA
- a CDS encoding ABC transporter substrate-binding protein produces MKSLIQATIAILVVSALLVYAADAMSATGGKSGKDTLTIFNWGEYIDPDLLKQFEKETGIHVIYETFDSNEAMMTKIKQGGTAYDIAVPSEYMIEKMKEEHLLLPLDKTKIPNFKNIDPYFLDLPFDDNNKYSVPYFWGTVGIVYNPDLVGDLDFSSWQDLWDPSLKRKVFLVDGAREVIGMGLNSLGHSLNSLDDQELRQATDKLITLAPNVKAIIGDEITPLMINNEAAIALTWSGQAADMLSENEDLDFAVPEEGSNLWFDNMVIPKTSKNIDGAHAFINFMLNAESGAQNADYVGYSTPNTAAMSLMDKEVIADERFYPSEEQRKTLEVYKNLGPDYLGKYNELFLEFKMSIR; encoded by the coding sequence ATGAAGTCTTTAATTCAAGCTACCATCGCCATACTTGTCGTCTCCGCCCTGTTAGTGTACGCGGCTGATGCAATGAGCGCTACCGGTGGTAAAAGTGGAAAAGATACATTAACTATTTTTAACTGGGGCGAATATATAGACCCCGATTTACTAAAGCAATTTGAAAAAGAAACAGGCATCCATGTCATTTACGAAACATTTGATTCCAATGAGGCCATGATGACGAAAATTAAGCAAGGTGGGACGGCATACGATATTGCTGTGCCCTCTGAGTACATGATTGAAAAAATGAAGGAAGAACATTTATTACTTCCTTTAGATAAAACAAAAATCCCGAACTTTAAAAATATCGACCCTTATTTTTTAGATTTGCCATTTGATGATAACAATAAATACTCTGTTCCTTATTTTTGGGGCACAGTTGGCATTGTCTATAATCCAGATTTAGTCGGTGACCTAGATTTCTCTTCATGGCAAGACTTATGGGATCCTTCTTTAAAACGTAAAGTCTTTTTAGTAGACGGTGCACGTGAAGTCATCGGTATGGGTTTGAACAGTCTTGGACACTCCCTGAACTCGTTAGATGACCAAGAGTTACGTCAGGCCACAGACAAACTGATTACACTCGCACCAAACGTCAAAGCGATTATTGGTGATGAGATTACACCGCTTATGATTAATAACGAAGCAGCCATCGCACTCACTTGGTCTGGTCAAGCCGCAGATATGCTATCAGAAAATGAAGATTTAGACTTTGCTGTGCCAGAAGAAGGTTCGAACTTGTGGTTTGATAATATGGTAATCCCGAAAACTTCGAAAAATATTGATGGCGCACATGCTTTCATTAACTTTATGTTAAATGCGGAATCTGGAGCTCAAAATGCAGATTATGTAGGCTACTCTACTCCAAATACTGCAGCAATGAGCTTAATGGATAAAGAAGTTATTGCTGATGAGCGCTTCTACCCTTCAGAAGAACAACGCAAAACGTTAGAAGTCTATAAAAACCTAGGACCCGATTATTTAGGGAAATACAATGAATTATTTTTAGAATTTAAAATGAGTATTCGATAA
- a CDS encoding MFS transporter codes for MTQQKSNKAALYILMFNMFIAMGSIGIIIPVMPEYLKIFGAAGQVLGMLIATFALAQFVFSPIAGNLSDRYGRKNLIIFGLIVTGLGQISFGLSTDVWMLFVARFLGGLGSAFVAPPIMAFVADVTTYEERGKGMGMLGAAMSLGFMIGPGIGGFLSKVSLHFPFFTAGGAAIIASILSVFLLPSTKPTAAQKAQKQENLAKQMVRSVKMPYFVMLIIMLVFSFGIANFQTTLSLFVTDKFNYTPADIAILLTVGGAFGVIVQMFVITPLFKRFGEMKVVLVNLFIAAVAIYAILFVSGFALILIVATVFSTATTLIRPAVNTLISKLAENEQGFAAGLNNAYMSLGNMIGPALAGVLFDWNINSPYIFGAIILMACFFLALIWTLKKAPHLMQPDSK; via the coding sequence ATGACCCAGCAGAAGTCTAATAAGGCCGCGTTGTATATTTTAATGTTTAATATGTTTATCGCAATGGGGAGTATTGGGATTATTATTCCTGTTATGCCAGAGTATTTAAAAATATTTGGAGCAGCAGGACAAGTTCTTGGCATGCTAATTGCAACGTTCGCCTTAGCACAATTCGTTTTTTCTCCAATTGCTGGGAATCTCTCAGATCGATATGGTCGAAAAAATTTGATTATCTTTGGTCTGATTGTCACTGGCCTTGGGCAAATTTCATTTGGTTTATCTACAGATGTATGGATGCTTTTTGTTGCCCGTTTCTTAGGTGGTTTAGGTTCAGCCTTTGTTGCACCGCCTATTATGGCGTTTGTGGCAGATGTCACAACGTATGAAGAACGAGGAAAAGGAATGGGCATGTTAGGAGCTGCCATGTCTCTTGGTTTTATGATTGGACCTGGTATTGGCGGGTTTCTATCGAAAGTTAGCTTGCATTTCCCATTCTTTACGGCTGGTGGAGCAGCTATTATTGCTTCTATTCTATCGGTATTTTTACTACCTTCCACAAAGCCCACTGCAGCTCAGAAAGCTCAAAAACAAGAAAATCTTGCAAAGCAGATGGTACGTTCAGTCAAAATGCCATACTTTGTCATGCTTATTATTATGCTAGTATTCTCGTTTGGCATCGCTAATTTTCAAACGACATTATCATTATTTGTAACGGACAAGTTTAATTACACGCCTGCCGATATTGCTATCTTGCTGACTGTAGGTGGTGCATTTGGTGTTATTGTTCAAATGTTTGTCATTACACCACTCTTTAAACGTTTTGGTGAAATGAAAGTTGTGTTAGTCAATTTATTTATTGCGGCTGTAGCAATTTATGCAATATTATTTGTATCTGGTTTTGCACTAATATTAATTGTTGCAACGGTTTTCTCAACAGCCACTACACTAATTCGCCCTGCCGTTAACACATTAATTTCTAAACTGGCTGAAAATGAGCAAGGCTTTGCCGCTGGTCTTAATAATGCGTATATGAGTCTCGGCAATATGATTGGGCCAGCACTAGCAGGCGTTCTTTTTGATTGGAATATAAATAGTCCTTATATTTTCGGGGCAATTATTTTAATGGCCTGCTTCTTCTTAGCACTTATTTGGACTTTAAAAAAGGCGCCACATCTTATGCAACCTGACTCGAAATAA
- the thiW gene encoding energy coupling factor transporter S component ThiW, with product MAIQKLTIMALLVAIAVAGSIFVSIPTGIARAYPVQHAINVIGAILLGPVPTIIVALLTAIIRILTGTGSLLAIPGSVIGAACAAFAYKYSGKKWLAGVGEVFGTGILASLIAVPYAQLFMGTSVAALFFMPAFLTSSLIGACLGIIIASSLRKTAPSILITK from the coding sequence ATGGCTATTCAAAAACTAACTATCATGGCTTTATTGGTTGCTATTGCTGTAGCAGGCTCTATATTTGTCTCGATTCCAACTGGGATTGCTCGTGCCTATCCTGTACAACATGCTATTAATGTTATCGGTGCCATTTTACTAGGGCCTGTGCCTACCATTATCGTTGCTTTGCTAACAGCCATTATTCGCATACTAACAGGCACAGGCTCTCTTTTAGCGATCCCCGGAAGTGTCATCGGTGCAGCATGTGCTGCTTTTGCTTATAAATATAGCGGCAAGAAATGGCTAGCAGGAGTTGGTGAAGTATTCGGCACAGGTATCCTTGCTTCACTAATCGCTGTACCTTATGCGCAATTATTTATGGGAACATCCGTAGCTGCATTATTTTTTATGCCCGCCTTTTTGACATCTAGTTTGATTGGGGCATGTCTCGGCATTATCATCGCGAGCAGTCTTCGGAAAACCGCACCGTCTATTCTTATTACTAAGTAG
- a CDS encoding VWA domain-containing protein codes for MDLRIDMPLALLLLLPLFMYFGWTYWRERMLLKKSHLVVLGIRVIAIVCLVFALAAPYLLLPVKDEQVLYLVDRSASMNRTEAEIVSFIEESLKSKKEDQLAGIYSFSSTLQTEAILSKSLKDVPKFTEVKGTDQTNIEQSLQLATGIVDPKKATRLVLLTDANETQGNALEFATKLKGSNISVDVVPFHQNVTNDVSLKSFVTPQIAYVGEQQQLVTEVNATAAGQGELLLYENDKLIHRESVELAQGSNVFTYKHTATAEGLVKYEALVQVGQDAIFENNKLTSVTMVQSEPHLLIVNGYDTASPIAAALGSNSISYDVVDAASLPNELSSYLQYNAIIFDNVPGHLVGEAKMSVIEQAVKNFGVGFTMVGGENSFGLGGYFKTPIETLLPVEMEIKGKEQLPSLGLVIVLDRSGSMYGSKLELAKEAAARSVEMLRDEDTLGFIAFDDRPWEIIETGPLGNKEEAVDTILSVTPGGGTEIYRSLAAAYDSLADLKLQRKHIILLTDGQSQAGNYEDLIETGKEQGVTLSTVAIGQDADGNLLQGLSEMGSGRFYDVIDEQTIPSILSRETAMISRTYIEDNPFYPTIYNASGWNALFANGVPQMNAYIGTTAKQGAAVIAESEKEDPVLAQWQYGLGKTFAFTSDSTGKWAGDWARWQEWGTFWQTIISQMLPSYNDVAYDVRLDTDGSFIITDPTNEAAFLDIVAVDEAGEELDIQLETLSASQVRAVVQAKPGLIFFRIADEEQAIYQAGLSVPYSAEYELRPVNETVVEQLTKQTGGSVLKEPQEVFRDFTNKGAERQNIATWLLLAGMLLFFLDITIRRFGWRFITSRRHNEKPVDETAVQVENTNVAQLLKGMKKRS; via the coding sequence GTGGATTTACGAATTGATATGCCATTAGCGTTATTGTTATTACTGCCATTGTTTATGTATTTTGGATGGACTTATTGGCGCGAGCGCATGCTCTTGAAAAAAAGTCATCTAGTTGTATTGGGCATTCGAGTAATAGCCATCGTCTGTTTAGTTTTTGCATTGGCAGCACCTTATCTGTTATTGCCAGTAAAGGACGAGCAAGTCTTATATTTAGTTGACCGCTCTGCTTCGATGAATCGTACAGAGGCAGAAATCGTTAGTTTTATAGAGGAAAGTTTGAAATCGAAAAAGGAAGATCAACTTGCAGGGATTTACTCATTTTCATCAACTCTCCAAACGGAAGCGATTTTATCAAAATCCTTAAAAGATGTTCCGAAATTTACTGAGGTTAAAGGAACAGACCAAACAAATATAGAACAAAGTCTTCAGCTTGCAACAGGTATTGTTGATCCGAAAAAGGCGACTAGACTTGTATTACTAACAGATGCCAATGAAACACAAGGCAATGCGTTAGAATTTGCCACGAAGCTAAAAGGCTCCAATATTAGTGTAGATGTCGTGCCGTTTCATCAAAATGTGACGAATGATGTGTCACTGAAAAGCTTTGTGACACCACAAATAGCTTACGTAGGTGAACAGCAACAGCTTGTGACGGAAGTCAATGCCACAGCGGCAGGGCAAGGTGAATTATTGCTGTACGAAAATGACAAACTGATTCATCGTGAGTCGGTGGAGCTTGCTCAAGGTTCCAATGTTTTTACTTATAAACATACGGCAACTGCAGAGGGGCTTGTGAAATATGAGGCGCTCGTGCAAGTTGGACAGGATGCCATTTTTGAAAATAATAAATTAACAAGTGTGACGATGGTACAAAGCGAGCCACATTTACTGATTGTCAATGGCTACGATACGGCATCACCAATTGCTGCAGCTCTAGGATCAAATTCAATTTCCTATGATGTTGTGGATGCAGCAAGCTTACCAAATGAACTGTCTAGTTATTTGCAATATAACGCGATTATTTTTGATAATGTTCCTGGACACTTAGTTGGAGAGGCAAAGATGAGCGTTATTGAACAGGCAGTGAAAAACTTTGGTGTTGGCTTTACAATGGTCGGCGGTGAAAATAGCTTCGGCTTGGGTGGTTATTTTAAAACACCGATTGAAACATTACTACCTGTTGAGATGGAGATAAAAGGCAAAGAACAATTGCCATCTTTAGGGCTCGTCATTGTACTTGACCGTTCAGGAAGTATGTATGGCTCAAAACTAGAGCTTGCGAAAGAAGCGGCGGCTCGATCTGTTGAAATGTTACGAGATGAAGATACGCTAGGATTTATCGCCTTTGATGATCGCCCTTGGGAAATCATCGAAACTGGACCATTAGGCAATAAAGAAGAAGCCGTCGATACGATTTTATCGGTTACGCCTGGTGGTGGTACAGAAATTTATCGTTCATTGGCAGCAGCCTATGATAGTTTAGCTGATTTAAAATTGCAAAGGAAACATATTATTTTACTTACAGATGGACAATCACAAGCTGGCAATTATGAGGATTTAATTGAAACGGGGAAAGAACAAGGAGTGACACTGTCAACTGTGGCGATTGGACAAGATGCTGATGGCAATCTTCTGCAAGGGCTAAGTGAAATGGGCAGTGGTCGCTTCTATGATGTCATCGATGAACAGACAATTCCTTCGATTTTATCACGTGAGACAGCGATGATTTCACGTACTTATATTGAAGACAATCCTTTCTATCCAACAATCTACAATGCATCTGGCTGGAATGCATTATTTGCGAATGGTGTGCCACAAATGAATGCCTACATTGGCACAACAGCGAAGCAGGGAGCTGCTGTTATAGCAGAAAGTGAGAAAGAAGATCCGGTATTAGCACAATGGCAATATGGACTTGGTAAAACTTTTGCTTTCACATCCGATTCAACGGGGAAATGGGCTGGTGACTGGGCAAGATGGCAGGAATGGGGAACATTTTGGCAAACCATTATATCGCAAATGCTACCAAGTTATAATGATGTCGCCTATGATGTACGTCTTGATACAGATGGTTCATTTATTATCACCGATCCGACAAATGAAGCAGCATTTTTAGATATTGTTGCTGTCGATGAAGCTGGTGAGGAGCTTGATATACAGCTTGAAACGCTATCTGCCTCGCAAGTACGCGCGGTTGTCCAAGCGAAGCCTGGTTTGATTTTCTTCCGCATCGCTGATGAAGAGCAGGCTATTTACCAAGCAGGTCTTAGTGTACCTTACAGTGCTGAATATGAATTACGTCCTGTGAATGAAACCGTAGTAGAGCAACTAACAAAGCAAACTGGCGGCTCAGTGTTGAAAGAACCACAAGAAGTGTTCCGTGATTTCACAAACAAAGGAGCAGAGCGCCAAAATATTGCGACATGGCTACTCTTAGCAGGGATGTTGCTATTCTTCTTGGATATTACGATTCGACGCTTTGGTTGGCGCTTTATAACAAGTCGCAGGCACAATGAAAAGCCTGTAGACGAAACAGCCGTGCAGGTGGAAAACACCAATGTTGCGCAGTTATTAAAAGGCATGAAAAAACGCTCATAA